One Lytechinus variegatus isolate NC3 chromosome 11, Lvar_3.0, whole genome shotgun sequence DNA segment encodes these proteins:
- the LOC121423902 gene encoding bifunctional polynucleotide phosphatase/kinase-like: protein MSATLRCIKVYGKLKLCYSERSHTLRSRQQIEIMARKRKGAPETVASSKKGDAGVSKPKQAKRAAASKTADPNQHVFYDADWSGVGEESSKGFPPVIQLTGPGIKGSSKVAGFDLDYTLIKPKSGKKWPTGPSDWMLLNDKVEKKLKELHKDGYKIVIISNQRGIEKGHTKPTDFQLKINQIANALQLPIQCFASTGENHYRKPGTVMWDLAASEENGGIKADYTKCMYVGDAAGRAKNWAPGKPRDFSCSDRMFAYNIGIQFYTPEEFFLGEKAAPFEWHSCDPVKALEEGEARKTVKEYHQKDKKVKDLVIMVGPPASGKSTFAKAMLVSNGYEWINRDTLNTPAKCFKATEAAISAGKNVVIDNTNPSKSARADYIDLAKEAGYTVRCFIMDTPLELAFHMNMYRQSLTEGGVRRIPQVAYNMYKKNYMAPTLDEGFKTIEKIPFVPRFSSDKDRDLFLQKTDMS, encoded by the exons ATGTCCGCCACACTGCGGTGTATAAAGGTGTACGGTAAGCTAAAATTGTGTTATTCTGAACGTTCACACACTCTTCGATCTCGTCAACAAATCGAAATTATGGCTCGAAAGAGGAAAGGAGCTCCAGAAACAGTTGCCTCATCGAAGAAGGGGGATGCCGGAGTTTCGAAACCCAAGCAGGCCAAACGTGCAGCGGCGTCCAAGACTGCTGACCCGAACCAGCATGTATTCTACGATGCTGATTGGAGCGGAGTTGGTGAAGAAAGCTCAAAAGGTTTCCCTCCTGTTATACAGCTAACAGGACCAGGGATTAAAGGATCGAGTAAAGTGGCTGGATTTGATCTTGATTACACCCTCATTAAACCGAAAAGTGGCAAAAAGTGGCCCACAG GTCCATCAGATTGGATGCTGTTGAATGACAAGGTGGAAAAGAAACTGAAGGAACTTCACAAAGATGGCTACAAGATCGTCATCATATCGAATCAGAGGGGTATAGAAAAGGGACACACAAAACCAACAGATTTTCAGCTCAAGATCAATCAGATTGCCAATGCATTGCAGCTGCCCATTCAG TGTTTTGCATCTACCGGTGAGAATCACTATCGCAAGCCAGGGACGGTGATGTGGGACTTGGCAGCAAGCGAGGAGAATGGTGGCATCAAGGCCGACTACACCAAGTGCATGTACGTAGGTGATGCAGCAGGCCGTGCCAAGAACTGGGCCCCAGGGAAACCACGGGATTTCTCCTGCTCCGATCGTATGTTTGCTTACAATATCGGTATTCAGTTTTACACACCAGAAGAGTTCTTTCTTGGTGAGAAGGCCGCTCCATTTGAATGGCATTCATGTGATCCCGTCAAAGCTTTAGAAGAAGGAGAGGCAAGGAAAACGGTTAAAGAATACCATCAAAAGGACAAGAAG GTGAAAGACCTTGTGATCATGGTTGGACCTCCAGCATCGGGTAAAAGTACTTTTGCCAAGGCCATGCTAGTCAGCAATGGATATGAGTGGATCAACAGAGATACTCTCAACACTCCTGCTAAGTGTTTCAAAGCTACAGAGGCAGCAATCAGTGCTGGCAAGAATGTCGTGATTGACAATACCAACCCTTCAAAGTCTGCAAGAGCAGATTACATCGACCTGGCGAAAGAAGCAG GCTATACTGTACGATGTTTCATCATGGATACTCCCTTGGAGCTGGCATTTCACATGAACATGTACCGACAGTCATTGACAGAGGGCGGTGTTCGTCGCATCCCACAGGTGGCTTATAACATGTACAAGAAGAACTACATGGCTCCTACCCTCGATGAGGGCTTTAAGACCATTGAGAAGATTCCGTTCGTACCAAGATTCAGCAGCGACAAGGATCGGGATCTCTTTCTGCAGAAAACAGACATGAGTTAA
- the LOC121423911 gene encoding metalloendopeptidase OMA1, mitochondrial-like, whose protein sequence is MMARYITGLYQRGGFSFSRVPHHSLISRLNLCLSTSPGRSSVLQPCTCTLNITGLKKARTLSTWRSNTALECTRKHGFICGRLIHTSEKRLAPPVAVWLALKTLAKTAAIVTGRTLRNRWRDHPKHKHKTTSERIQENKTKIIAGILGMIGFGIGYYYYHIDYTPLTNRPRFILFNKTQFEKIVDEEYKMHCETYKDSFVPTNHKIYGVISGIIMQLIKGNQDVAQIRNQTWTIHVIDKNIKNAFVLPNGHIFVFTGILQATDNIEQLGTVLAHEMAHVVLNHSAEMASFFEFFDLFMIVVLTVLWAFLPNDGIALVATWFKQKVVELLLHMPYSRSLEIEADEVGLMLAAKSCIDVRECKAFWEAMDVAQISTGEPEPLEFLSTHPSHQRRADYIESLLPKAIRVRQYCNCPELPQRIPTQRAVVQKSIPALPAA, encoded by the exons ATGATGGCAAGATATATCACTGGATTATATCAGAGAGGAGGCTTCTCTTTCAGTAGAGTGCCTCATCATAGTCTCATTTCAAGGCTAAATCTTTGTCTCTCAACCTCACCTGGCAGGTCGTCTGTGCTTCAACCTTGTACATGCACATTAAATATCACTGGCTTGAAAAAGGCTAGAACTTTATCCACATGGAGGTCAAATACAGCTTTGGAATGTACAAGGAAACATGGATTTATCTGTGGGAGATTAATCCATACATCTGAGAAGAGGCTAGCACCTCCTGTTGCTGTCTGGTTGGCTCTTAAAACATTAGCCAAGACTGCTGCCATTGTTACTGGAAG AACACTTCGGAACAGATGGAGAGATCACCcaaaacacaaacataaaaCAACCAGTGAGAGGATacaagagaataaaacaaagaTCATCGCTGGTATACTAGGAATGATTGGGTTTGGAATtggttattattactatcatatAGACTACACACCATTAACTAATAGACCAAGATTTATACTCTTCAACAAGACTCAGTTTGAGAAGATAGTCGATGAGGAATATAAAATG CATTGTGAGACATATAAGGATAGTTTTGTACCAACGAACCATAAGATCTATGGTGTAATCTCTGGGATAATTATGCAGCTGATTAAAGGAAACCAAGACGTAGCTCAGATACGCAACCAGACCTGGACCATTCATGTCATTGACAAGAATATCAAGAACGCATTTGTTCTCCCA AATGgtcatatatttgtatttactGGGATTCTACAAGCTACTGATAACATAGAGCAACTAGGGACAGTGCTGGCTCATGAAATGGCACATGTTGTTCTTAATCATTCA GCAGAGATGGCAAGTTTCTTTGAGTTCTTTGATCTCTTCATGATTGTTGTATTGACGGTTCTCTGGGCTTTCCTTCCGAACGATGGTATTGCATTGGTGGCTACATGGTTTAAACAGAAGGTGGTGGAG TTGTTACTGCATATGCCTTACAGTAGAAGTCTTGAGATTGAGGCTGATGAAGTGGGCTTGATGCTTGCAGCCAAG AGCTGTATTGATGTACGAGAGTGCAAAGCATTCTGGGAAGCGATGGATGTAGCTCAGATCTCAACTGGAGAACCTGAACCTCTAGAGTTCCTCAGTACGCATCCATCCCATCAAAGAAGAGCTGACTATATAGAATCATTATTACCAAAG GCCATCAGAGTTAGACAGTACTGCAACTGCCCTGAACTGCCTCAAAGAATCCCTACCCAAAGAGCTGTCGTCCAAAAGTCGATTCCTGCGCTTCCTGCAGCATGA